Part of the Tribolium castaneum strain GA2 chromosome 4, icTriCast1.1, whole genome shotgun sequence genome is shown below.
gaaaatccacgactcattttattatttagtgGGAAAAGGAAGTCAGGGAAAGACTACATTTGCGAAGCGTTGAAAGCAAAGTATTGGGGAAACtaccgaaattttttttacctgaTTGTTTTAGTCTGGGGGACAATAATTGCACAATAATTAGGATTTCAGGGCCGTTGAAACGATTGTATGCTGAAAGTCATGATTTAACGACTGGTGATGTAAATGAGATGATGACTGATGGTCcgcttaaagaaaaatttcgcgCGGAAATGATCCAATGGAGCGATGAAATCAGAGGGAGAGATTTTGGGTTTTTTTGCAAAGCGGCCACAGATTTGGGTACTCAcacttttatcatttttttgtacacCAATACGAAATTGTAGCCGATTTAAAGCCGTTTTGGATCGTTAGCGACATTAGACGCAAAACTGATATTCACTGGTTCAAAAACACGTACAAAGataagattattaaattaattcgaatTCAAGCGGATGAAGTGACTAGGCAAAAAAGGGGATGGGTCTTTACTGAGGGTATTACGAAATAAAACACCAGTCAAGCGTTAACTGTTTTTTAGGAGTTGATGATGTTACGTCTGAGTGTGACTTAGACGATTTCAGCGATTGGgacttaattattaaaaacaataatgcaGAAGAGTTGGGAGAGGGATTGGGCAAATTAATGCAATTTCTCAATTAAGTATTATGACTTGTAGTAATTAGGTGGCGGACATTGAACATtccttattaatttaataataaaattttatattttttcgaaatcgtGTTGGTTCTGATCCACTCCAAAATGCACCTCATCCCCTTTCTGATACGCCCATGACATCCTATTAGTACTGAACCCAACCCCAACTTCCCCACGACAAGATAGGGTGATAGCCCCCGcagtattatttaatttcttggtCATTTTCTCAATACACCCCTTGGTAGCGGCCTCAGCCCCTTGCCCCCCTTCCATAGCCTTGATAATAGAGTGTGCTAGGCAAAACTTAGCTATGGTCTTCCCATGCCCCGTTGTGGAAACCGCCCCAACCCCATCATCCGCATAAGTCCCGCTCCCAATCATACAAGTATCGCTCGACCTCCCGGCCAACTTCCCCTCGCGTCCCCCTGTGGAGGTGGCAGCTGCGAGCCTCCCCTGGCTATCAATCGCCACAGCCCCCACAGTGCCCAACTCGGCCAAAGCTGCGACTTGTTTCGCCTTCCATTTGGCTAGTGCTTCTCTGGTGGCTTCCGTAACCAGGGAACCGGGGGCAAGAGGTGTAATACCGTGCTTTAGAGCGAATTTTTTCGCTCCCTCGCTGGCCAGTAGCACGTGGTCGCTCTTCTCCATTACGAGTCGAGCCAAAGCTATGGGGTTTTTGATGTCTTTGACCACAGTCACGGCCCCTGCGCTTAAATCAGCCCCCAGCATTATACTAGCGTCCATTTCCACTTCGCCTTCGACGTTGAGGACCGAGCCAAGTCCGGCGTTGAAAATCGCGTCGTTTTCCATCAATTCGACGCTTTTTTGGACGGCATCTAGGACACTACCCCCCGATTTGAGGATTTGGTAGCCGGCTTGAGCCGCTTTTTTCACCCCTTGGACCAGCTGGGCCGCCTTGGCATCGCTGCTGATGGTCCCGGCGCCCCCGTGGACAAGGACAACGGGCTCAATGGACGACATttgataaagttttaaattaagcAAATAAAAGATAATGACAgtggtttaaaaaatgtagggGCTTTTCGATTGTGTGGTTGGCTGAAGAGTCATccaattgattaaaaaaatatttaaattgcaaaaaatatattataaacaTGTTGTAATTGTAttacttaaataaaagaaGTATGAATAAAGTTTACAACCccgaaaaatattgttttattgatatttCCGCTCCATTCCGAATGACCAGAATGACCAACATAAAAACAGCTTTGACACATGTCATTTTTGTTGTGATTGAAAAACCggacaaaaaatcaattttttgcctttctttcctgtgtttttattaatgtaagtgaaagataataaaattctCAATCTATGTAGCACTTCTTTTAGTTCCTTTCTCCCATCTGGCACATTATGGCTTCCAGTAGACCAATGTCACAATTcgctaaattattaaaaactggaaaagTGCATGATAACCAAAGCGTCTTATATATCCCTTTTAATTCACACGTTGCAACTGTTAAATATGAAAGATATAACGACCTTTACGATTTAATCCATACGAATATTCCTGATGAGTTGCAGGGTCAAGGTTTAGGCACTGTTTTTGCAGAGGTAGTTGTCTCACCGCACGTTTtgcttttgtaataaataacaaaaattgctttggttttttaaaatatacaagAGTGTTCTAACATTATTTaacatttggtgattttatgTTCATTTGGTTGGTGGGCCTgtcgttttaaattttgcgCTTTTCAGCGAATTTTTGACCACCTGGTTGAAAACAACAAGAAGATACGCTTAACGTGTGAATTTCTGCATAAATTTTATATACGGAACATGGATAAGTACAAGGGTCATGTTGTAGCCGATTAAGGGacgtaaaataaacattttttattattgacttggcttttaattcaaaaaaaatggaagATCAGAGCGATTACAGAtcaaacgtatttttttactttcggGAAAAGTACTACAATTTAATGATAGCGGCGTGTAAAGAGAGCGCTGCAAAGTTTAAGACTGAAAGCTCCTACCGTTTGTACCAAGCACTTGCCTTGCTCTTAAATAATCGTTTGGAGGAAAGTATAAACGAGTTCGATGccttaaaaaatgaaaatactgTAAAACTCTCAGCCACAATCGGGTTAATGTACGCTAATAAAATTCTGGGTGTCTCGAACAAAGAACTGTTCCATAAATTAGACTCCCAAGTTCGAGAGTATCGAAAGTCGGCCGAAGCGATCGATTTTTGCAATTCCGGCTTCgtcttgtttgttttaaacaaaCCGGAGAAAGCCCTTGACTACATCGACAAGTCGCTTAATATTCAGTCGGACTTGGTCGAAGCTTTGGCCCTAAAAGGCTGGGTTTTgctccatttgaaaaaactgggCCACAGAGTCTCACAAAACATTACAGAAATATTTGAACAAGCCTTAAAAGACAACAAACGGAACCTGGACGCCATTTTGGGCGTCTCTGAAAGCTACCTAACTCAGAACAAGTTTGAGGAGGCTCTTGACGCGGTAAACAAGGCCATAGTTCGCTACCCCAAGTCAGTTCTAcccttaattcaaaaaatgaaaattcaatTCGCGTCCCAAGACTGGGAACCAACCGTTGAGACAATGAACAGGAtcattaacgacaaaatcgaTAATCTCGATgcgcaaaaaatcaatattttgattttactgAGCCGTGATGCTAACTACGACGAGGCTACAGTGtgcatcaaaaaatattttcacgaAATCGAGATACAAGAACCCAAAAATGGGAAAATCCTCTCCGATAGCGCCAAACTATTCTCGCGCATTTGCGGCCGACATGTTGACGTCCTCAAGGAGACGCACAAAATGGCGGAGCGAGCTATTCAAATAAATTCGGAGGATGTGGAGTTCATTGTCGAGTTGGGGCACCAGTGTTTGCTTTCAAGCCGCATAAAAGAGGCCCAAAAATACTACAAAACGGCATCAAAATTGAACGAATCCTCGCTGAAAGCCCTGATGGGCCTCACACTGTGCGAGCTTTCCGAAAACGGCAAATCTGACCAAATCAAAAAGCAGGTCGATTTTTTGCTCGAACTGGAAGATGCTCAAAACTCGCCTCAACTGTACCTAATCCGCGCTAAGATTTGCGACAACTCGGACGAGGCTCTGATCTTCCTGAAGAAAGCAAGTGATCTCCAGTTGAGTCTCGTCAAACACCAGTACTATTCTGACGCGTATTTGCTGTCGCTTGATCCAGATTTCATGCTGGACGTTGTGAGGGAAT
Proteins encoded:
- the LOC663088 gene encoding isoaspartyl peptidase/L-asparaginase codes for the protein MSSIEPVVLVHGGAGTISSDAKAAQLVQGVKKAAQAGYQILKSGGSVLDAVQKSVELMENDAIFNAGLGSVLNVEGEVEMDASIMLGADLSAGAVTVVKDIKNPIALARLVMEKSDHVLLASEGAKKFALKHGITPLAPGSLVTEATREALAKWKAKQVAALAELGTVGAVAIDSQGRLAAATSTGGREGKLAGRSSDTCMIGSGTYADDGVGAVSTTGHGKTIAKFCLAHSIIKAMEGGQGAEAATKGCIEKMTKKLNNTAGAITLSCRGEVGVGFSTNRMSWAYQKGDEVHFGVDQNQHDFEKI